A single window of Rickettsiella endosymbiont of Dermanyssus gallinae DNA harbors:
- a CDS encoding DUF3800 domain-containing protein, with translation MKVMFLDESGDHSLSKIDNNYSVFVLAGVILDKNYADEVLSKEFDNFKLKFFGRKDIILHTADITRNKKGFEKLSNSHFREEFYEELNILIEKLEFKVVACVIKKDKHLLKYGFTAAIDPDFLSLDILVERFCMELKTQPDSGLIIAERRGYKLDEALELAWLNLKNLGTNYMPAKKSL, from the coding sequence ATGAAGGTTATGTTTCTTGATGAATCAGGCGATCATAGCTTGTCAAAAATAGATAATAATTATTCCGTTTTTGTACTAGCAGGTGTTATTCTCGATAAAAATTATGCCGATGAAGTTTTAAGCAAGGAGTTTGATAATTTTAAATTAAAATTCTTTGGAAGAAAGGATATCATTCTACACACAGCTGATATCACAAGAAACAAAAAAGGATTTGAAAAATTAAGTAATTCTCATTTCCGAGAAGAATTTTATGAAGAACTCAATATTTTAATTGAAAAACTTGAATTTAAAGTTGTTGCTTGTGTAATAAAAAAAGATAAACATTTATTAAAGTATGGTTTTACCGCTGCTATAGATCCCGATTTTCTAAGTTTAGATATTCTCGTTGAAAGATTCTGTATGGAACTTAAAACTCAACCTGATAGTGGATTGATTATAGCCGAACGTCGTGGTTATAAGCTCGATGAGGCTTTGGAACTTGCTTGGCTAAACTTAAAAAATCTAGGAACTAACTATATGCCAGCAAAAAAGAGCCTGTAA
- a CDS encoding ATP-binding protein: protein MVKKNPDHSQQPFHKLYEMAWPELSSFLLNDLPVNVTIIDIKGYVAWGNQRMLNTLSLHSIDQFVGKHISTWDASGESRWEHCRKVIETGKEITMEESFNDFYYLVIRKPIIHTAQVKGILDISIDITERKKSEKDLRIAKEKAEVANRAKTEFLENMRHDIRTPLSGIVGCAHLIQTQSKNPKKVEEYATDLVDSSNALLEFLNKILESIKVATGEIPLLKRRFGLHKILEQVVHLNKPQADVKNLHLHLDYDENIPPYLLGDPIRLQRIVLELVTNSLKYTDKGEIKVSARLIDNKTRSGQLIIELRVSDTGMGIPKDKHHEIYTRFTRLTPSYQGIYPGTGLGLSVVKQFMDELGGEIQLDSQPNQGSTFTCFIPLQESLSPAVDESDTEETLAFAKGAHIVTKKTTGAQEEIPLTTGSRVLVVEDHPVAAKVAKGALLDLNCQVDIAPDGKTALSLVEENHYDLILMDIGLPDRDGCDVTRRIRLKQWQSNPSVPIVGLTAHTVEEKKKRCLENGMNAIYSKPLTPEKATEILSAFLSRAQAPVLKETQAKSSDNLQSLPLLDKEKALELLGSEETLHELLALLVSGLTKEIIELKQYHQDKNWQDIGKLVHKWKGGASYCGASRLEHVCKEMQTVLRTKSSEELEMLYQQLLQVAEETNEAAKKEIS from the coding sequence GTGGTTAAAAAAAATCCAGATCATAGTCAACAACCATTTCATAAACTTTATGAAATGGCTTGGCCTGAATTAAGTAGTTTTTTGTTAAATGATCTACCTGTAAATGTAACTATTATTGATATAAAAGGTTATGTTGCATGGGGAAATCAGCGAATGCTAAATACACTAAGTTTGCATTCTATTGATCAGTTTGTAGGGAAACATATATCTACGTGGGATGCGTCAGGTGAAAGTAGATGGGAACATTGTAGAAAGGTTATAGAGACTGGCAAAGAAATTACTATGGAAGAATCTTTTAACGATTTTTATTACTTAGTAATAAGAAAACCTATTATACATACTGCCCAAGTTAAGGGTATTTTAGATATATCTATAGATATTACGGAAAGGAAAAAATCAGAAAAAGATTTGAGGATTGCTAAAGAAAAGGCAGAAGTAGCAAATCGAGCCAAAACTGAATTTCTAGAAAACATGCGGCATGACATCCGAACGCCCTTATCTGGAATTGTGGGTTGCGCTCATTTGATTCAAACACAATCAAAAAATCCAAAAAAAGTAGAAGAATATGCGACAGACCTTGTAGATTCAAGCAATGCCTTATTGGAATTCCTGAATAAAATCTTAGAAAGTATCAAGGTGGCTACGGGAGAAATTCCGCTCTTAAAGCGGCGGTTTGGCTTACATAAAATATTGGAGCAGGTCGTACACTTAAACAAACCACAAGCTGATGTAAAAAACCTTCATTTACATTTGGATTATGATGAAAATATTCCTCCGTATTTGCTGGGCGATCCCATACGATTACAACGTATTGTACTAGAGCTGGTGACAAATTCATTAAAGTATACGGATAAAGGCGAAATTAAAGTCAGCGCACGTTTAATAGATAATAAAACGCGCTCAGGACAACTGATCATTGAATTACGTGTCAGTGATACCGGCATGGGCATTCCTAAAGATAAGCACCATGAAATTTATACTCGCTTTACCCGTTTAACACCCTCATATCAGGGTATTTATCCAGGTACCGGTCTAGGTCTTTCAGTCGTTAAACAATTTATGGATGAATTAGGCGGCGAGATTCAGCTGGATAGTCAACCTAATCAGGGATCAACCTTTACCTGTTTCATTCCTTTGCAAGAATCATTATCACCCGCTGTCGATGAAAGTGATACAGAAGAGACTTTAGCCTTTGCAAAAGGTGCTCACATCGTCACTAAAAAAACGACTGGGGCACAAGAAGAAATACCATTGACGACAGGAAGTCGCGTGTTAGTGGTTGAAGATCATCCTGTTGCTGCCAAAGTAGCAAAGGGTGCTCTATTAGATCTTAATTGCCAAGTTGATATCGCACCGGATGGGAAAACGGCGTTAAGCTTAGTAGAAGAAAACCATTATGATCTGATATTAATGGATATAGGTTTACCGGATAGGGATGGTTGTGATGTAACACGTCGTATTCGCTTAAAACAATGGCAGAGTAATCCATCGGTTCCCATCGTTGGATTAACAGCGCATACCGTTGAAGAAAAAAAGAAACGTTGCCTTGAAAATGGAATGAATGCGATCTATAGCAAACCCTTAACGCCAGAGAAAGCCACAGAGATACTCAGTGCGTTTCTATCGCGTGCACAAGCCCCTGTTCTTAAAGAAACCCAGGCTAAATCTTCTGATAATTTACAATCACTGCCTCTTTTAGATAAGGAGAAGGCGTTAGAACTACTGGGTAGTGAAGAAACACTTCATGAGCTATTGGCCTTACTAGTAAGTGGTCTGACTAAAGAAATAATAGAACTAAAACAATATCATCAGGACAAAAATTGGCAGGATATAGGGAAGTTGGTTCATAAATGGAAAGGTGGGGCAAGTTATTGTGGGGCGAGTCGTTTAGAACACGTTTGTAAAGAAATGCAAACTGTACTGAGAACGAAGTCGTCTGAAGAGCTCGAAATGCTTTATCAGCAGTTACTTCAAGTCGCAGAAGAAACTAATGAAGCAGCTAAAAAAGAAATTTCTTAG
- a CDS encoding IS256 family transposase has translation MKQEQEINIAPELISELAKSIKSEKDISALSKQLLKLTVERAMDAELEEHLGYEKHAIEGKNTGNSRNGYSPKRLKGDFGEVEINTPRDRNSTFEPRLIRKGQTRLTEFDEQILALYARGMTTRDIAATFKEMYGAEVSHSLISKVTEAVMDEVTVWQNRPLETVYPIVYLDCIVIKCHQDKRVINKSIYLALGINCEGQKELLGLWIAETEGAKFWLSVLTELNHRGVKDIFIACVDGLSGFPEAINAVFPKTKVQLCIVHLIRYSLRYVPHKDMKAVVADLKLIYRAISIEQAEEALLMFSEKWDKKYPAISRTWHKNWSNMVTLFDYPDDIRKIIYTTNAIESLNSVIRKSINNRKIFPNDQSALKVVYLAVQKASQKWTMALHDWRAAMNRFAIEFEGRFS, from the coding sequence ATGAAACAAGAACAAGAAATAAATATAGCTCCCGAATTAATCAGTGAATTGGCTAAATCCATAAAGAGTGAAAAAGATATATCTGCGCTGAGCAAGCAGCTATTAAAGCTCACGGTAGAACGAGCCATGGATGCAGAGCTAGAGGAGCATCTAGGCTACGAAAAGCACGCGATAGAAGGCAAGAATACGGGAAATAGCCGCAATGGTTATTCACCGAAGCGATTAAAGGGTGATTTTGGCGAAGTTGAGATTAACACGCCTAGGGATCGAAATAGTACGTTTGAACCTCGACTTATACGCAAAGGACAAACGCGCTTGACGGAGTTTGATGAACAGATTTTAGCGCTGTATGCCCGAGGGATGACTACCCGTGATATAGCGGCGACGTTCAAAGAAATGTACGGTGCGGAGGTATCGCACAGCTTGATTTCTAAAGTGACTGAAGCCGTGATGGATGAGGTGACGGTGTGGCAGAATCGCCCCTTAGAAACGGTATATCCTATCGTGTATTTAGATTGTATCGTTATTAAATGCCATCAAGATAAACGTGTGATCAATAAATCCATCTATTTGGCTTTGGGCATTAATTGTGAAGGACAAAAGGAATTACTCGGCTTGTGGATAGCTGAAACCGAGGGTGCAAAATTTTGGCTATCTGTATTAACCGAATTAAATCATCGTGGGGTAAAGGATATTTTTATTGCTTGCGTGGATGGACTAAGCGGGTTTCCAGAGGCAATAAACGCGGTATTCCCAAAAACGAAGGTTCAGCTCTGCATTGTGCATCTTATTCGTTATTCCTTACGCTACGTACCGCATAAGGACATGAAAGCCGTGGTAGCGGATCTTAAGCTTATTTACCGTGCTATTTCTATAGAGCAAGCCGAAGAAGCGCTTCTGATGTTCAGTGAAAAATGGGATAAAAAATATCCCGCCATTAGCCGTACCTGGCATAAAAACTGGAGTAATATGGTGACCTTATTCGATTATCCTGACGACATACGAAAAATTATTTATACCACCAATGCCATTGAATCACTCAATAGTGTGATTAGAAAATCAATTAATAATCGTAAAATCTTTCCTAATGACCAATCGGCATTAAAAGTAGTATATTTAGCGGTACAGAAGGCATCACAAAAGTGGACGATGGCTTTACATGATTGGAGAGCCGCTATGAATCGATTCGCTATCGAATTCGAGGGTAGGTTCTCCTGA